The genomic region TTTGGCTTTATTCCGGTGGTAGAAATTATACTTCGGGAAGATTCCAGTAATTATTCAGCGGACGAAAAAGAAAGCAGGGTAAAATCTTCTTTTTTCGATTGGCTTTTGTATCTCAATGTTCCCATTGTTTTTGGAATATTGCTATATGCCCTATCCATAGTAGCTACAGGGGACTACACAGGTTTAGAATTTGTAGGGATGATTTTAAGTACTGGAATTGTCTTGGGTTCCAACGGGATAAATGTGGCTCATGAATTGGGTCATCGACATGGAAAGGTGCAACGCTTTTTGGCAAAAATGCTATTACTACCATCGCATTATATGCATTTTTATATTGAGCATAACTTTGGTCATCACTTAAATGCCGCCACACACGAAGATCCGGCTACTGCAAAATACAATCAAACTATCTATGCTTTTTGGTTTAATTCCATAATTGAACAATATAAAAGTGCCTGGAGCATCCAACGGAATCTTTTAAAAAGAGAAGGGAAATCCTTTTTTGCGCTTGAAAACGATATGTTTTGGTACCTCTGTGCACAAATATTTTACTTAGTGTTTGTATCGATATTTTTTGGATGGATAGGCTTTGCTTTTGTGGTATTAAGTGGAGTAGTTGGATTTTTATTGTTGGAAACCATCAATTATATTGAACATTACGGACTTTTACGCCATAAAAGGGAATCTGGCCGCTACGAACGGGTTAAAGAAGTACACTCTTGGAATTCCAACCATGTGTTGGGCCGAATGATGTTGTATGAATTAACGCGCCACAGCGATCACCATTACCGTTCTTCAAAAAAATATCAAGTTTTAGAGTATCACGACATCAGTCCGCAAATGCCTTATGGCTATCCCACCTCTATGGTTATTGCTTTAATTCCGCCATTATGGTTTAAAATTATGAATCCTCGCATTCCAAATGAAATGAAACCCAAAGCAGCTGCATAAAGGGTTTAAAAAGGATGCTTATTACTTCGTCATCATTTATTTAAAGTTTTTATTCTATTTTTATGCAATGTATTTTCGTTGGGACTTTCCGTGTTTATTTCTTCGGAAATATATGCTTGTCGTTATCATGAAATTGTACGGTGTAAAGTAAAATAGCAATCTGTTTTATAAAAATGCAGCGAATTGAATTACGCGCAGGGATAATTACTAGTCAATTATTTATAAACGAACTTAGGATGGTGTTTGCTTCTATTTGATTAAAATTATGAATAAAGAAGAAACCGATAATATAGAAGTATATGCCTTAGTTGGGGTTGTAGCCATTATTGTGTTTTTTGGCTATGATGGGTTTTTCTATGAAGGAATAAGACCAAACGAAATTGGAGGTAGTTGGAAAAGTAAGTTGGGAGGACTTTTAAGGTGGTCAATATGGAAAATAGGTGAAGACTATATTTGGATAAATGTGTTTTTTAGAGGGATGTTTTTAATAGTTGCGTTATGGATGGGATATAAAATATATAAAACACGTTATCAAAAAAAAAAGTAATTATGAACACTTTAGGGAATTAATTGTGTGCTCGTACAACATTAAATCCTTGAAGAATCTATAAGAGGTAGAAGAAGAGTAGGTGTCTCAAAGTCGGGAGATTTTGTGCAGCTGTGGTTGAAATAATAAAACCATATAATGAGTAAAACTAAAAATATTTTAAGCTGGATTATTGTTTTATTTGGAATTATAGGGATAATTAGAGAGTATAGTTATAATTTTAGTAGAACAAAAGTATTATATTCCAGTTTTTACCCTGACAAATATTTTGAAAAAGATGGGTTAATCTATAAGGATCAAGTACGACTGGATGGGACACCTAGCCAAAATGATATTTATTACTTTCATGGAATACTAAAAAAAATGGTGGAGAAGCAACAGTTGTGGGCTATAATAATACAATAAAAGAAATGATGAATTCCGATTTAGAAATTCCTGTATGGTATTGTAATTTATCGAAAACTACATTAATTAGAGAGACTAATACACCGCCAAAGCCTTATAACTTCTATAGGTTTAGAAATTCTTATTTTGGGATTTTATCATGGCTTTTATTCATTCCAGCATTTATATACGTTATCAAGTATTATCATATAAAGAGAAAACAGAACAGTAAAAATGAAAATTAAATTAATCATTCTAGTGGTATTAGGCCTTTTCTGTAGGTAAAATGCCCAACAAGAAAATTTGGGAGTTGTAATAGAATATAGTGAACCTATAAATGTTTCATATAGTTTTTATAATCCTCTACTAAGGATTAATCAAGTACAATCCCAAAGCGAAATTGACTATTCCAATTTGAAGCGTTTGATTCAATCTTTTTATTCAGCATCTAATATGGATTGGGCAATGAGTGACTATTTAAGTGAAGAGACCGAAACATCTAGGGATCAGGAACATTTTGCAGCTGAAAAATACTGATGTAGAGAAGAACTATATCCAGATGGGAACCGTTTACAGGTTTAATTGTCAAGATAGAGAAATCGCGTACATAAAATATTCACCCGCTAGCGCGAGCGTCACGCTCGTGCCGTCAACAGTAAGTAAGAAAGAAAAAAGATTGAGCAAACATGAGCCGTAAATACAAATTCCATAACAAAGAGGCAGCTTATTTTATAAGCTTCTCGACTGTGTATTGGATTGATGTTTTTACACGTCAATTGTATTTCAACGTTTTGGAAACGAGTATTACTTATTGACGTAAAGAAAAATGTATGGAAGTTTTTGCCTATTGTTTTATGCCGAGCCATGTTCATTTAATAATTAGATCCACGGATGAAGACCCCTCTGGTTTAATAAGGGATTTCAAAGGTTATACAGCAAGACAACTTATAAAGGCAATAGAGGAAAACCCAGAGGAGAGCAGGAAAGAATGGCTTTTGTGGATGTTTGGGAAAGCCGGTAAGAAAAACAGCAATGTGCACAATAGACAGTTTTGGCAACAACATAATAAACCTATAAAGTTATGGAGCGATAAAGTCATCAAGCAGAAGATAGAGTATATCCACAACAATCCTGTAGAAGCAGGTTTCGTTTTAGACCTGTGGATTGGAAGTATAGTAGTGCAAGGAATTATGCAGATGATCAAACAGTTTTAAAAATAGATAATGAAAATATGCATTTGGGAATGTTATGATTATCACGAGCGTGACGCTCGCGCCAGCGGGGGATCCTTCTCAAATTACTTTTAAAGTTGCAATAGGTCTGGATCCAAAATTAGTATTAGTGGCGTCTGACAATATCAAAGCAATAATTTCAGGTAAATCATTTGCCGAAGCCGAATTATTTACTGCTGATTTTGCAGCAAAAAAATATTATTCACCTTTAATAAGGGATGGATTTGTTTTAAAATCAACGCCATAGATTGAATTAACATTGTTTAAATGGAACTATAATTATGAAATGGATGAATATATTTATGAAGTAAAATGGTAAAGATGAATAACAATATTAAACTTTTAATTATTTGTGCTCTAGTAGTGAATTTTATGTTTTCTATTGTACTTACTATAACAGGTTTAGTTTCGGGTACTTATCTAAATGACTATAAAAACTATTTAAGTTTGAAGAATCCTGAAGTGTATATGGAAATAGACTCACTGAAGTTTTTAGATGCCTATGACAATGTATCGTCACGTCGTTATCTAGGAAACTATGAGATTGATGGTGTTTTAGTAAAAAAAGAGCAGAAAATGAAGATTATTATTGGAAAGGAAAAGTATTTCAATTTTAATATAGAAAAGCATGCAGTATACAGAAGTAAGCTTACAAAAGATTATTATTTGAAAGATGCACCAATAGCATATTACAATTCTGAATTAAGATCATTTATAATGACAATGTATTTCAAGATTTCTTTTTTTCCATTACTAGGCGTTGCCGTATATTTTGCGATTACGTTGATTAAAGAGTACAGATTTAGGATATAAATTAATTCACATAAATATGATAAATAAACTTAGAATAATCATAATAATTACGATTCTCTTGTGCTGCAGCATGATGAGGTCACAAAGCGTATTTGAATTCAATAATAGCAATAATATCACTTTTAAAATCTATTCAGGGGACGAATATAAATTGAGAAAGTTGGATAATGGCTCCAATATTGATTTATCAAGTCCTGAACAAATGGCACGAAATTACTTTTTTGCCACTTCAAATCAAATGTTATCGAGTTTATATCTTGATAAAAAGGAGTTTGAACCTCAGGATGAGTCAGGTTTTGAGAATGTCAGGAATACTCCT from Galbibacter sp. BG1 harbors:
- a CDS encoding alkane 1-monooxygenase; the protein is MFKDIKYLTAFSIPITAVIGLYFGGILTFLTPLFAFGFIPVVEIILREDSSNYSADEKESRVKSSFFDWLLYLNVPIVFGILLYALSIVATGDYTGLEFVGMILSTGIVLGSNGINVAHELGHRHGKVQRFLAKMLLLPSHYMHFYIEHNFGHHLNAATHEDPATAKYNQTIYAFWFNSIIEQYKSAWSIQRNLLKREGKSFFALENDMFWYLCAQIFYLVFVSIFFGWIGFAFVVLSGVVGFLLLETINYIEHYGLLRHKRESGRYERVKEVHSWNSNHVLGRMMLYELTRHSDHHYRSSKKYQVLEYHDISPQMPYGYPTSMVIALIPPLWFKIMNPRIPNEMKPKAAA